One region of Chlorobiota bacterium genomic DNA includes:
- a CDS encoding sulfite exporter TauE/SafE family protein: MDIVLTLLIGAIIGFSAGMFGIGGALLSTPLLRLLVGLPAVLAVATPLPAAVPAAITGSIVYARQKMVRFDIAWRTLLMAFPLTVVGALLTGQTPDVVLMILTGLVLIWSAWSFIERGWKIGARGKQQPHPTGDPNRSSGVMYGAGALSGFLSGFLAIGGGIVLGPAFMNVAKLPTKTALATSLFCVACLSVPNTVAHGLEGNIHWPTALLLCCTSIPSSMLGARLATRLHSATLERIYGALMMAFAVGFTVWAMANG, translated from the coding sequence GTGGACATTGTACTGACCTTACTTATCGGCGCAATCATCGGCTTCTCGGCGGGGATGTTCGGCATTGGTGGGGCGTTGCTTTCCACCCCGTTGCTGCGGTTGCTGGTTGGGCTTCCGGCGGTGTTGGCGGTTGCCACCCCGTTGCCGGCGGCGGTTCCGGCGGCCATTACCGGATCAATCGTCTATGCCCGGCAGAAGATGGTGCGGTTCGATATCGCCTGGCGAACGTTGCTGATGGCGTTCCCGCTAACGGTGGTTGGTGCGCTGCTGACGGGCCAGACCCCCGACGTGGTGTTGATGATTCTGACGGGGCTTGTGCTGATCTGGTCGGCATGGAGTTTTATCGAGCGGGGGTGGAAAATCGGCGCACGCGGCAAGCAGCAACCCCATCCAACCGGCGACCCGAATCGCTCCAGCGGGGTGATGTATGGAGCCGGCGCGCTCTCCGGATTCCTTTCCGGCTTCCTTGCCATTGGCGGCGGGATTGTGCTGGGGCCGGCATTTATGAACGTGGCAAAGCTGCCAACCAAAACCGCGCTGGCAACCTCACTCTTCTGCGTTGCTTGCCTTTCGGTCCCGAACACGGTGGCGCATGGGCTTGAGGGGAACATCCATTGGCCAACGGCGCTGTTGCTGTGCTGCACCTCGATCCCAAGCAGTATGCTGGGTGCACGGCTTGCCACCCGGCTTCACAGTGCCACGCTGGAACGGATTTACGGAGCCTTGATGATGGCGTTCGCCGTTGGGTTCACGGTGTGGGCCATGGCGAACGGCTAA
- the pyrE gene encoding orotate phosphoribosyltransferase, producing the protein MLYADLAALRAEALEFFVAENVLTFGDFTLKSGRKSPYFFNTGSLCSGRQLATMGKLYAGTIEQIAEFADAPVVFGSAYKGIPIAVATAMALAGDGDEERRAVSDRKEAKTHGDVSGFLGVIRAGDTAVIVDDVITTGGTKLEAIEKLRAAGCTPLGFVIAFDRCEPIDDTGRTAREAFQQQTGLPVYPILSVHDIIETRPELGERLRQHLDTFATGIA; encoded by the coding sequence ATGCTGTACGCCGATCTTGCCGCGCTCCGTGCCGAGGCTTTGGAGTTTTTCGTTGCGGAGAACGTCCTGACGTTCGGCGACTTCACGCTGAAAAGCGGGCGGAAGTCGCCATACTTTTTCAACACCGGCTCCCTTTGCTCGGGTCGCCAGCTTGCCACAATGGGGAAGCTGTACGCGGGGACGATTGAGCAGATTGCGGAGTTCGCCGATGCCCCGGTTGTGTTCGGCTCGGCATACAAAGGGATTCCGATTGCGGTGGCCACTGCAATGGCACTTGCCGGCGATGGCGACGAAGAACGCCGCGCCGTGAGCGACCGGAAGGAGGCCAAAACCCACGGCGACGTAAGCGGGTTCCTGGGCGTGATCCGCGCCGGCGACACGGCGGTGATTGTGGACGACGTTATCACCACCGGCGGAACCAAACTGGAGGCGATCGAAAAGCTGCGGGCTGCGGGCTGCACGCCGCTTGGCTTCGTGATTGCCTTTGACCGCTGCGAGCCGATTGACGACACCGGACGCACCGCCCGCGAAGCGTTCCAGCAACAGACAGGGCTTCCGGTCTATCCCATCCTTTCGGTCCATGACATCATTGAAACCCGGCCCGAGCTGGGGGAGCGGCTGCGCCAGCATCTGGACACCTTTGCAACGGGGATTGCCTAA
- the prfB gene encoding peptide chain release factor 2 (programmed frameshift), whose amino-acid sequence MYEEFSSALAEQRERITLLRRYLDLDRKEREIAELQARTEQPDFWNDNIAAQKIMREISTRKEWADAWNAANQRAGDIEALIELGQEAGDDSLDAELRRESDALAADIADLEFRNMLSDPDDVRDAILKVQAGAGGTEAQDWAQMLLRMYMRWAERKGYKIALLDELEGETAGIKSASIEISGAYSFGRLKSENGVHRLVRISPFDSNARRHTSFASVFVYPVVDEDVPIEINPADVELETFRSGGKGGQNVNKVETAVRLRYRYVSPRGAEHLLIVSCQEERSQLQNRERAMKMLKSEVYEILRREEEEKKAAIEGSKKRIEWGSQVRNYVFQPYTLVKDLRTSTETFDVQAVMDGEIDPFIKAFLMEYSGNSTPEDTIL is encoded by the exons ATGTACGAAGAATTTTCATCAGCATTGGCCGAGCAACGGGAACGGATCACCCTGCTCCGGAGGTATCTT GACCTTGACCGAAAAGAACGGGAGATAGCCGAGCTTCAGGCACGAACCGAGCAGCCAGATTTCTGGAACGATAACATCGCCGCGCAAAAAATCATGCGGGAAATCAGCACCCGCAAGGAGTGGGCCGACGCTTGGAACGCCGCCAACCAACGCGCCGGCGACATCGAAGCACTGATTGAGCTGGGCCAGGAAGCGGGCGATGACTCCCTGGATGCTGAACTCCGCCGCGAGTCCGACGCGCTTGCTGCGGACATTGCCGACCTAGAGTTCCGCAATATGCTCTCGGACCCCGACGACGTTCGCGATGCAATCCTGAAGGTTCAGGCCGGGGCCGGCGGAACCGAAGCCCAAGATTGGGCGCAGATGCTGCTGCGGATGTACATGCGCTGGGCCGAACGCAAAGGCTACAAGATTGCTTTGCTGGATGAGTTGGAGGGGGAGACCGCCGGCATCAAATCCGCCTCGATTGAAATCAGCGGGGCCTACTCCTTCGGCAGGTTGAAATCGGAGAATGGCGTGCACCGCCTTGTTCGCATCTCGCCGTTCGATTCCAACGCCCGCCGCCACACCTCGTTTGCCAGCGTCTTTGTCTATCCCGTGGTGGATGAAGATGTCCCGATTGAAATCAACCCCGCCGATGTTGAGTTGGAGACCTTCCGCTCCGGCGGAAAAGGGGGCCAAAACGTCAACAAAGTGGAGACGGCGGTCCGGCTGCGCTACCGCTACGTTAGCCCGCGCGGGGCCGAGCATCTGCTGATTGTTAGCTGCCAGGAAGAACGCTCGCAACTGCAAAACCGCGAACGTGCCATGAAGATGCTGAAGTCCGAGGTGTACGAAATTCTTCGGCGCGAGGAGGAGGAGAAGAAGGCGGCGATTGAAGGCTCGAAAAAACGGATCGAATGGGGAAGCCAGGTTCGCAACTACGTCTTCCAGCCCTACACCCTTGTGAAGGACCTGCGCACCAGCACCGAAACGTTCGACGTCCAGGCGGTGATGGATGGGGAGATTGATCCGTTCATCAAAGCCTTCCTGATGGAGTACTCCGGCAACAGCACGCCCGAAGACACGATTCTGTAG
- a CDS encoding nodulation protein NfeD: MKQFPVVLLLLLLTVAGLAGIGVPAVAQQKIVVVEITGEVDLGLPPYVRRVISDATEQKATAIVFHINTFGGRVDAATEVKDAILNSTIPTVAFIDKRAISAGALIALSCQKIVMTPGGAIGAATPVYQSGEKASEKVVSYMRGEMRATAERHKRNPDIAAAMVDENFALPDSSLKKAGQLLTLTTQEAQSVGYCDLEAEHLDSALASLGYANVEYQRPQQTWSEQLVKFLTNPVVSSLLIMIGLAGIFYGVKTGHLGTVTGVGIAAIALFFGAQYLVDLASAIEVLMFVAGVVLLAVEIFIIPGFGVTGIMGILLMIGSLFLALIGRFDLVSYDSLTVPLYTLAASLVGLGVLVGLMIKYLPQSSAFNKFVLQTTQRSDEGYVSGPDYSALLGATGQAMTTLRPAGTALFNSSRFDVITEGDYISAGEPVAVVKVEGRKIIVRRTTAGTA; this comes from the coding sequence ATGAAACAGTTCCCCGTGGTGCTGTTGTTGCTGCTGCTGACGGTTGCCGGCCTTGCTGGCATTGGCGTTCCAGCGGTTGCCCAGCAAAAGATTGTTGTTGTTGAGATTACCGGCGAGGTGGATTTGGGGCTTCCCCCGTACGTCCGCCGCGTCATCAGCGATGCCACCGAGCAGAAAGCCACGGCAATCGTCTTCCATATCAACACCTTCGGCGGGCGGGTGGATGCCGCCACGGAAGTGAAAGATGCCATCCTGAACTCCACCATCCCCACGGTTGCGTTCATTGATAAACGGGCCATCTCTGCCGGCGCGCTGATTGCCCTCTCCTGCCAAAAAATCGTGATGACCCCGGGGGGCGCAATCGGCGCGGCAACGCCGGTCTATCAATCGGGGGAGAAGGCTTCGGAGAAGGTGGTGAGTTATATGCGGGGCGAGATGCGCGCCACCGCCGAACGCCACAAACGGAACCCCGACATCGCCGCCGCAATGGTGGATGAAAATTTCGCGCTCCCCGATTCCTCCCTGAAAAAAGCTGGGCAGCTGCTGACCCTTACCACCCAGGAAGCCCAAAGCGTTGGATACTGCGACCTTGAAGCGGAGCATCTAGATTCCGCGCTTGCCAGCTTGGGCTATGCCAATGTTGAGTACCAACGCCCGCAGCAAACGTGGAGCGAGCAGTTGGTGAAATTCCTGACCAATCCCGTTGTTAGCTCGCTGCTGATTATGATCGGCCTTGCGGGGATTTTTTACGGCGTGAAGACGGGGCATTTGGGAACCGTTACCGGTGTGGGAATCGCCGCAATCGCGCTTTTCTTTGGGGCGCAATATCTGGTGGACCTTGCCAGCGCAATCGAGGTGCTGATGTTCGTTGCCGGGGTGGTGCTTTTGGCCGTGGAGATATTCATCATTCCTGGCTTTGGGGTGACGGGGATCATGGGAATTTTGTTGATGATCGGCAGCTTGTTCCTGGCCCTGATCGGCCGGTTCGATCTTGTCTCCTACGACTCGCTCACCGTCCCACTCTACACGTTGGCGGCATCGCTGGTGGGGCTTGGGGTTCTTGTTGGATTGATGATAAAATATCTTCCGCAGTCCAGCGCGTTCAACAAGTTTGTGCTGCAAACCACCCAGCGGTCCGACGAAGGCTACGTTAGCGGGCCGGATTACTCCGCGCTGCTTGGCGCAACCGGCCAGGCCATGACCACGCTTCGCCCCGCCGGGACCGCACTGTTCAACAGCAGCCGGTTCGATGTCATCACCGAAGGGGATTACATCAGCGCTGGCGAACCGGTGGCGGTGGTGAAAGTGGAGGGCCGGAAGATCATCGTCCGGCGCACAACGGCGGGAACGGCATAG
- a CDS encoding beta-lactamase family protein, with amino-acid sequence MKQGIVQGRVQRSVQQALVPILLLCGIAGLAVAQPVAPQSVAAGIAAVAQRIRHAIPMPGLSVAAVANGSIIFSEGFGTLDAQGTTPATGDSRYRLASVSKALTAVAVMRLVEQGRVALDSPIQQYCPEYPFRRYVVTVRHLLAHCSGIRHYADLAENYNRRYFPSIAESVGIVANDSLLFLPGTQFHYSTYAFNLLGRLVERVCGQPFQQAIQTLVLAPAGMPRSGSIGQLRRLGAEQIADGYTRTLAGEILPSKPLNLSDRLPGAGLVSTANDLAQFALALLQHRLLADTTLRQMWANATFGGVAMPCGLGWFVAQSSLGRLAMHDGAQSGCRALLMILPERHIAVAILANMEGDDLTEAMQQGGMEILGILANAQNPAPTR; translated from the coding sequence ATGAAGCAAGGTATCGTTCAAGGGAGGGTTCAACGGAGCGTTCAACAAGCGCTTGTTCCGATTCTGCTGCTTTGCGGCATTGCAGGCTTGGCGGTTGCGCAACCCGTTGCTCCGCAATCGGTGGCGGCGGGGATTGCGGCGGTTGCCCAGCGTATCCGCCACGCAATCCCGATGCCAGGACTTTCCGTTGCTGCGGTGGCCAACGGCAGCATCATTTTTTCGGAAGGATTCGGCACGTTGGATGCCCAGGGAACCACCCCAGCAACGGGCGATTCCCGCTACCGCCTTGCATCGGTCTCCAAAGCCTTGACGGCGGTTGCGGTGATGCGGCTGGTGGAGCAAGGGAGGGTCGCGCTTGATTCGCCAATCCAGCAGTATTGCCCCGAGTATCCATTCCGGCGGTACGTCGTCACGGTGCGCCACCTGCTGGCGCATTGCTCCGGAATCCGCCATTACGCCGATCTTGCCGAAAACTACAATCGCCGCTATTTCCCCTCCATTGCCGAATCGGTGGGGATTGTCGCGAACGACTCGCTGCTCTTCCTGCCGGGAACGCAATTCCACTACAGCACCTACGCCTTCAACCTGCTTGGCCGGTTGGTGGAACGCGTGTGCGGCCAGCCATTTCAGCAAGCAATCCAAACGCTGGTGCTGGCCCCGGCGGGGATGCCACGCAGCGGGTCAATCGGCCAGCTACGGCGGTTAGGGGCCGAGCAGATTGCCGACGGATACACCCGCACCCTTGCCGGCGAAATCCTCCCCTCAAAACCGCTAAACCTCAGCGACCGCCTGCCAGGCGCGGGGCTGGTTTCCACCGCGAACGATCTTGCACAGTTTGCGCTGGCCCTGCTGCAACATCGGCTGCTTGCCGACACCACGTTGCGGCAGATGTGGGCAAACGCAACGTTTGGCGGCGTGGCAATGCCGTGCGGATTGGGCTGGTTTGTTGCCCAATCATCGCTTGGCCGGCTGGCCATGCACGATGGCGCGCAATCGGGCTGCCGCGCACTGCTGATGATTCTTCCCGAACGCCATATCGCCGTTGCAATCCTTGCCAACATGGAAGGGGATGACCTTACCGAAGCAATGCAGCAAGGGGGGATGGAGATATTGGGAATCCTGGCCAATGCCCAAAACCCTGCGCCCACACGGTAA
- a CDS encoding BamA/TamA family outer membrane protein yields MPSNSICSHAVRLAGLRQAFLSLVKSLGLLLLLATALLPPGAAAQPDTAAAPRHRDTLRPFILRHVVIDRHTVFDTSGRDLPLVAGLLNSLHIVTKEPVVRYEVYLNPGDTVTQKKIDEIERNLRAIGIFQNVALQCLLADSATPPKGLPRGDLSITTRDGWSTQLGFSASTGGNAEQYSLSLREVNLLGWSYQASVGGDYSTVNDRGWGINGSLSDPNIFGSHIQASGVFSLSKLENVGVLSVGRPYFSDYSPWGFGTALSYLDGIDYLYTHSQPVRAIGVPLRTVDAGGWYGGSRGGDRDLFRWAVALSYDHTTRDSLQDVRPAFENSVGAFAGIASLRRQFVRMNNVQYHGEVLAPVGAMGGAYIGKISPHNGGLDNVLYVGGEVRQAGGNQDLYGFAAFQAGTGFVQKETRFTLQRVVASGVWRVGPGAFSGRFQQQTVWRWNRYIETELDNRSGLRGYQVYGLVGDNRMLLNLEYNALPDWKFLFFKIGAAAFFDVGGVWNQSEKLSETRFHSSAGLGVRITNLRVALGRGVIRIDFPYNFDQKKFTQVVFSTETPFDAFGTLETPAPGPFLP; encoded by the coding sequence ATGCCCAGTAACTCCATTTGTTCCCACGCAGTTCGGCTTGCTGGCCTCCGGCAAGCCTTTCTTTCGTTGGTGAAATCGCTTGGCCTGCTTCTCCTGCTTGCCACGGCTCTGCTTCCGCCCGGGGCGGCTGCGCAGCCGGACACGGCGGCGGCACCCCGCCACCGCGACACGCTTCGCCCATTTATCCTGCGCCATGTGGTGATTGATCGCCACACCGTGTTCGACACCAGCGGGCGGGACCTTCCGCTGGTGGCCGGCTTGCTGAATTCACTCCACATCGTCACGAAGGAGCCAGTGGTCCGCTACGAGGTCTATCTGAACCCTGGCGACACGGTGACGCAGAAAAAAATAGATGAGATCGAGCGGAACCTTCGCGCTATCGGCATCTTCCAGAACGTTGCCCTGCAATGCCTTCTTGCCGATTCCGCCACCCCGCCAAAAGGGCTTCCTCGTGGCGATCTTTCCATCACCACTCGCGACGGTTGGTCCACGCAGCTTGGGTTTAGCGCCAGCACCGGCGGCAATGCCGAACAGTACTCACTCTCCCTGCGTGAGGTGAACCTGCTGGGTTGGTCCTATCAGGCCAGCGTCGGCGGCGATTACTCCACGGTGAACGACCGCGGCTGGGGAATCAACGGCTCCCTTTCCGATCCCAATATCTTCGGAAGCCATATCCAAGCCAGCGGGGTCTTCAGCCTTTCCAAACTTGAAAACGTAGGGGTGCTTTCGGTTGGCCGCCCGTACTTCTCCGATTACAGCCCGTGGGGATTCGGGACCGCCCTTTCCTACCTTGACGGCATTGATTACCTGTACACCCACTCCCAACCTGTTCGCGCAATCGGTGTTCCGCTCCGCACGGTGGATGCTGGCGGGTGGTATGGCGGCTCGCGCGGGGGCGATCGGGACCTGTTCCGCTGGGCCGTCGCCCTTTCCTACGACCACACCACCCGCGACTCCCTTCAAGATGTCCGCCCTGCGTTCGAGAATAGCGTGGGGGCGTTCGCGGGGATCGCCTCGCTGCGCCGCCAGTTCGTCCGGATGAACAACGTGCAATATCACGGCGAGGTGCTTGCTCCGGTTGGGGCAATGGGGGGGGCGTACATCGGCAAAATTTCCCCGCACAACGGGGGGCTGGATAACGTCCTGTATGTTGGTGGCGAGGTCCGGCAGGCGGGCGGGAACCAGGACCTGTACGGCTTTGCAGCGTTCCAGGCCGGGACCGGATTTGTGCAGAAGGAGACGCGGTTCACCTTGCAGCGCGTGGTGGCCAGCGGGGTTTGGCGGGTTGGCCCCGGGGCGTTCAGCGGGCGGTTCCAGCAGCAAACCGTCTGGCGGTGGAATCGCTACATCGAGACGGAGTTGGACAACCGCAGCGGGCTTCGGGGCTATCAGGTGTACGGGTTGGTGGGGGATAACCGGATGCTGCTGAACCTTGAGTACAACGCCCTTCCCGATTGGAAATTCCTGTTCTTCAAGATCGGCGCGGCGGCGTTTTTTGACGTTGGCGGCGTGTGGAATCAATCGGAAAAACTTTCCGAAACCCGGTTCCATTCCAGCGCCGGGCTGGGCGTTCGGATCACCAACTTACGGGTGGCACTGGGGCGCGGGGTGATTCGGATTGACTTCCCCTACAACTTCGACCAAAAGAAGTTCACCCAAGTGGTCTTCAGCACCGAAACGCCGTTCGATGCTTTCGGCACGCTCGAGACTCCCGCGCCGGGGCCGTTCCTTCCGTAA
- a CDS encoding tRNA-(ms[2]io[6]A)-hydroxylase — translation MLCLKVPSQPSWIMAAESNLEKVLIDHAHCEKKAAVNAMSLVSRYPEKDTLVKAMIELCQEEMEHFGMVYEYLRNRGFTLQRDPGDPYAQALHKEIRPNEPERLMDQLLVAAIIEARSCERFSILSKHVPDAELQEFYRSLLASEAGHYRTFYDIACQYFPEREVRQRLDALTERESQIVLALESQPTMHG, via the coding sequence ATGCTTTGCTTAAAAGTCCCGTCGCAGCCGTCATGGATTATGGCTGCCGAATCGAACCTTGAGAAGGTTCTGATTGACCACGCACACTGCGAAAAAAAAGCCGCCGTCAACGCCATGTCGCTGGTAAGCCGCTATCCAGAAAAGGATACGTTGGTGAAGGCGATGATTGAGCTTTGCCAGGAGGAGATGGAGCATTTCGGCATGGTCTATGAGTATCTGCGGAACCGTGGCTTCACCTTGCAGCGGGACCCGGGCGACCCGTACGCCCAGGCACTTCACAAGGAGATTCGCCCCAACGAGCCGGAGCGGCTGATGGATCAGCTTCTGGTGGCGGCAATCATCGAGGCGCGTTCTTGCGAGCGGTTCTCCATCCTTAGCAAACACGTCCCCGATGCCGAGCTGCAGGAGTTCTACCGGTCGTTGCTTGCCAGCGAGGCGGGCCACTACCGGACCTTCTACGACATCGCGTGCCAGTACTTCCCCGAACGTGAAGTCCGCCAGCGGCTGGACGCGCTAACCGAGCGCGAATCGCAGATTGTGCTGGCGCTGGAATCGCAACCAACAATGCACGGATAA
- a CDS encoding PD40 domain-containing protein, with protein sequence MVNIAFSASARIPLLALLLSVAWPVVLAVAIAGCGSPNGVIRPALLDEDEVKRTGLTILPWNELNTPSDEFGAAIPLDTTVVYFTSNRTGALGKHSLFVSRQVRGVWMPPEPAPQVNNQQSNGMPSVMPSGQQLYFAGCDYGLGDCDLYSVDAGVRGNIPADLVPWMIPTNLGLPVNSPYWDSQPCISGDGSVLWFSSDRPGGNGGRDLWFCRRTHDGTWGQPINAGEQINTAFDEVSPWISPDHQTVMFASNGHPGLGGFDLFTATFADDTADVRNIGAPVNSKADEISFTLSSNGRIATFASNRSNGTGGYDLYRVSPVPFPIDPITVVTGRITTTAGQPLFGSVEVVDLATSDVIGTTITNPETGEYTVVLPRGRRYALTGLSRNHLFYSQEVNVPYDLEATQHLHMDFQLQPLNGSTRLLVFFDFGQSLLKRESIADLDRVVRLLRENPGFTIQIGGHTDNVGDPASNAELSQQRAAAVKSYLVGNRVVADRITSAGYGETRPIATNGTEDGRAKNRRVEMQVVVGEGGRR encoded by the coding sequence ATGGTGAACATTGCCTTTTCTGCTTCGGCGCGGATCCCATTGCTGGCGTTGCTGCTATCGGTGGCGTGGCCGGTTGTGCTGGCGGTGGCAATCGCCGGGTGCGGATCGCCAAACGGTGTGATTCGCCCTGCGCTGCTGGACGAAGATGAGGTGAAGCGAACCGGGCTTACGATCCTCCCCTGGAACGAGCTGAACACCCCGTCCGATGAGTTCGGCGCAGCCATTCCGTTGGATACCACCGTCGTCTATTTCACCAGCAACCGAACCGGCGCGTTGGGGAAGCACAGCCTGTTTGTGTCGCGGCAAGTCCGCGGCGTGTGGATGCCCCCCGAACCTGCACCGCAGGTCAATAATCAGCAGAGCAATGGAATGCCTTCGGTGATGCCTTCCGGGCAACAACTCTACTTTGCCGGGTGCGATTACGGGCTTGGTGATTGCGACCTGTACAGTGTTGATGCCGGCGTGCGCGGAAACATTCCCGCCGACCTTGTTCCCTGGATGATCCCCACCAATCTTGGGCTTCCGGTCAACAGCCCCTACTGGGATTCGCAGCCTTGCATCAGCGGTGATGGAAGCGTGCTGTGGTTTTCCAGCGACCGCCCGGGCGGGAACGGCGGGCGGGACCTTTGGTTCTGCCGCCGCACCCACGATGGAACGTGGGGCCAGCCAATCAATGCTGGTGAGCAGATCAACACGGCGTTCGATGAGGTCTCCCCCTGGATTTCCCCCGATCACCAGACCGTGATGTTTGCTTCCAACGGCCACCCCGGGCTTGGCGGGTTCGACCTGTTCACCGCCACCTTTGCCGACGACACCGCCGACGTTCGGAACATCGGCGCACCGGTCAACAGCAAGGCCGATGAAATCTCCTTCACCCTTTCCAGCAATGGCCGCATCGCAACGTTCGCCTCGAACCGGTCCAACGGAACAGGCGGGTACGACCTCTATCGGGTTTCCCCCGTTCCCTTCCCGATTGACCCGATCACCGTGGTGACGGGGCGCATCACCACCACTGCCGGGCAACCACTGTTTGGCAGCGTTGAAGTGGTGGACCTGGCCACCAGCGATGTTATCGGAACCACCATCACCAACCCGGAAACGGGGGAGTACACCGTGGTGCTTCCGCGCGGGCGGCGATACGCGCTTACGGGGCTGTCGCGCAATCACCTGTTCTACTCGCAGGAGGTGAACGTCCCGTACGACCTTGAAGCCACCCAGCATCTCCACATGGACTTCCAACTTCAGCCGCTGAATGGCTCCACCCGGTTGTTGGTGTTTTTTGATTTTGGGCAATCGTTGCTGAAACGTGAGTCCATTGCCGATTTGGACCGGGTGGTGCGGTTGCTGCGGGAGAATCCTGGGTTCACCATCCAGATTGGCGGGCATACCGATAACGTGGGGGACCCGGCGTCCAATGCCGAGCTGTCGCAGCAGCGTGCGGCGGCGGTGAAATCCTACCTTGTGGGGAACCGCGTCGTTGCCGACCGGATTACCTCCGCCGGGTATGGCGAGACCCGCCCCATCGCCACCAACGGAACCGAGGATGGACGCGCAAAAAATCGCCGTGTGGAGATGCAAGTGGTGGTGGGTGAGGGGGGAAGAAGGTGA
- a CDS encoding autotransporter outer membrane beta-barrel domain-containing protein, with translation MRGGKRIFAIAVLLLCCGAAARVQAQTESQPETQAPAANPDSAAYEEWLAGINRRKPVVANARLVLAESAKRGQWEAVQKLRAFMDHRQNGGPWLNGPEQLLLLALLADTATLLDPVALDPMLAETWTIPGALQPDGVRERLREVLRAGAEAASDRFDANRPTEEERRFFNLLLNHLTVRGYRAQESLNALVGQFAAEYPRSRFLPLARAYIRREYSEQVGGLGIGASYGGGAAVGTLGDRFGKVDGLAVELEGYLYRATLSGTVQFLSISVPNPFTVGQDHWPAGDASMTNATLSLGYEFRQGRLAVTPMIGLAATSVQLGDAIGQQPTSTGWGLGFDLSGVADYRIPFDEGPHINLRGRVGYSNGVLAGYDPAFAGGILYLRLGFGLVYRPYVGRAARGRED, from the coding sequence GTGCGCGGCGGTAAGCGGATATTCGCCATTGCGGTGCTGCTTCTTTGCTGCGGTGCGGCCGCGCGGGTGCAAGCGCAAACGGAATCGCAACCAGAAACGCAAGCCCCCGCTGCCAATCCCGACTCGGCGGCATACGAGGAATGGTTGGCGGGGATCAATCGGCGGAAGCCGGTGGTGGCAAATGCGCGGCTGGTGCTGGCCGAAAGCGCAAAGCGTGGCCAGTGGGAAGCCGTCCAGAAACTGCGGGCGTTCATGGACCACCGCCAAAACGGAGGCCCGTGGCTGAACGGCCCGGAGCAACTGCTGCTGCTTGCGTTGCTTGCCGACACCGCCACGCTGCTGGACCCTGTTGCGTTGGACCCGATGCTGGCCGAAACGTGGACCATCCCGGGCGCGCTGCAACCCGATGGAGTTCGCGAGCGGCTGCGGGAGGTTTTGCGGGCCGGCGCGGAAGCCGCCAGCGACCGATTTGATGCCAATCGCCCAACGGAGGAGGAGCGGCGATTCTTCAACCTGCTGCTGAACCACCTGACGGTCCGCGGCTACCGGGCGCAGGAATCGCTGAACGCGCTGGTGGGCCAGTTCGCTGCGGAGTATCCGCGAAGCCGGTTTCTGCCGTTGGCGCGGGCGTATATTCGGCGGGAGTATTCGGAGCAAGTGGGCGGCTTGGGGATTGGGGCAAGCTATGGCGGCGGTGCGGCCGTTGGCACGCTGGGCGATCGCTTCGGAAAAGTGGATGGCTTGGCGGTGGAGTTGGAGGGCTATCTCTACCGGGCCACACTCTCCGGCACGGTTCAGTTCCTCTCGATTTCGGTCCCCAATCCATTCACCGTTGGCCAGGACCATTGGCCCGCCGGCGATGCCAGCATGACCAATGCCACGCTGAGTTTGGGGTATGAGTTCCGGCAAGGGAGGCTTGCCGTGACACCGATGATTGGGCTGGCCGCAACATCGGTCCAATTGGGGGATGCAATCGGCCAGCAGCCAACATCCACCGGCTGGGGACTGGGATTCGATCTTTCCGGCGTTGCCGATTACCGCATCCCGTTCGACGAAGGTCCCCACATCAACCTCCGGGGGCGTGTGGGATACTCCAACGGCGTGCTGGCCGGGTACGACCCCGCGTTTGCTGGCGGCATTCTGTACCTTCGCCTCGGTTTCGGGTTGGTCTATCGCCCCTACGTGGGAAGGGCGGCAAGGGGAAGGGAGGATTAA